One genomic region from Bactrocera tryoni isolate S06 chromosome 3, CSIRO_BtryS06_freeze2, whole genome shotgun sequence encodes:
- the LOC120772616 gene encoding endoplasmic reticulum metallopeptidase 1-like, which yields MLRRNEKLNWYYAACFTAFWIILYAAIVVQQVYHLPTPLTHKDAATHTDEFIAGRAEDFLLKLTSLGPRVVGSEANEVQAVKLLMDEISEIENQKSDYFDFEVDKQVVSAQYFSTRLYQSVQNVIVKLSAKTSRSPNYLLINAHFDSKPTSPGASDDGAMLSVLLELLRVLATSNGPLEHPIVFLFNGAEEELLSASVGFVRQHKWAKNCKVVINLDAAGSGGRELLFRTAANSPWLMNYYRRVPHPFTNVLAEELFQYNLIPSDTDFRVFRNYGGMQGLDLAYAYNGYVYHTKFDSFSVFPKASLQNTGDNVLSLAKSIGNSPEMRNIMTSNYQPEYLIFYDFLGWFVLSYTLNTSIIINLVVCAAALLAIAISLYFIATKSSLSWLPFTKHCLHTLSIQILSLALAAGIPLLIAYFMDIIGCSMSWFSANWLICGLYFCPAFFALGICPAIFLESTKKHVLSLNFRIQLFMHSHCLLLIILTITLTFLNIRSAYMCMLPVLFYAAALIINLITQLHYIGHWFAISVIMSQIMPFMYLTYVAEYLFFILIPVSGRNGGSTNPDLVISLVAILITILCSGFLIPLYFWFRKARSLITCFLAVTVVSIILASTPIGIPYTAQLAPQRYSIQHTNQIYHNLDGSTRINESAIYVYGQDRHIETAEDVINRFVAIYESSVVCNDPSTCLQNRPSIFYSPSSLWLPVNESPIIPSEKPVLTRTSTTVLNSTNTRRYNYTLTGPDHMAIFIEPKTPAKIVNWSFDEAILTTGRTNFVITFSYGVDSKAFEFFIDLEHTANNGTLGNLEIGIAGNWIHQKIQRAQIFEEFLKSFPDYVASVSWIASYESWLF from the exons atg CTCAGGCGAAATGAAAAACTCAACTGGTATTATGCGGCTTGCTTCACAGCATTCTGGATAATACTCTATGCGGCAATAGTGGTCCAACAGGTATACCACCTGCCCACACCACTCACACATAAGGATGCAGCAACCCACACAGACGAATTTATTGCTGGACGAGCTGAGGACTTCCTGCTTAAACTAACTAGTCTCGGTCCTAGGGTAGTCGGCAGTGAGGCAAATGAAGTGCAAGCGGTGAAATTGCTAATGGATGAAATTAGtgaaattgaaaatcaaaaGAGTGATTACTTTGATTTTGAAGTGGATAAGCAAGTGGTCTCAGCTCAATACTTTTCCACACGTTTGTACCAGAGCGTACAAAATGTGATAGTCAAACTGAGTGCCAAAACCAGTAGGAGTCCAAACTATTTACTGATAAATGCACATTTTGATAGCAAACCAACAAGTCCCGGTGCAAGTGATGATGGCGCAATGTTGTCCGTCTTATTGGAGTTACTACGTGTACTGGCAACATCCAATGGACCACTTGAACATCCGATAGTGTTTTTATTCAATGGCGCTGAGGAGGAGTTGCTCTCTGCATCGGTCGGTTTTGTTCGCCAACACAAATGGGCAAAGAACTGCAA ggTCGTAATCAACTTGGACGCCGCTGGTTCGGGTGGTCGTGAACTACTATTTCGTACTGCTGCCAATAGCCCTTGGCTTATGAACTACTATAGGCGGGTGCCACATCCGTTCACCAATGTCCTAGCTGAGGAACTCtttcaatacaatttaataCCATCTGACACAGATTTCCGAGTTTTTAGAAACTATGGTGGTATGCAGG GTCTTGATTTGGCTTATGCCTATAACGGTTACGTTTACCATACGAAATTCGATAGCTTTAGTGTTTTTCCGAAAGCCTCCCTCCAAAATACTGGCGATAATGTGCTAAGTTTGGCGAAATCTATCGGTAATTCGCCTGAAATGAGGAATATAATG ACTAGTAACTACCAAcctgaatatttaattttctacgACTTCCTCGGCTGGTTTGTGCTTTCTTATACGCTGAACACCAGCATTATCATCAATCTGGTTGTATGTGCGGCCGCTTTGCTTGCGATCGCAATTTCGCTTTACTTTATTGCAACGAAATCAAGTCTAAGCTGGCTTCCATTCACCAAGCATTGCCTACACACACTAAGCATACAAATACTCTCACTCGCATTGGCTGCTGGCATACCGTTACTCATCGCCTACTTTATGGATATTATAGGGTGTTCCATGTCGTGGTTCTCTGCAAATTGGTTAATATGCGGCCTTTACTTTTGTCCAGCATTTTTCGCTTTGGGCATTTGCCCCGCAATATTTCTGGAAAGTACAAAGAAA CACGTGCTTAGTTTGAATTTTCGCATACAGTTATTTATGCACTCACATTGTCTGCTGCTAATTATTTTAACCATCACTTTAACCTTTTTGAATATTCGTTCGGCTTATATGTGCATGTTGCCGGTGTTGTTTTATGCAGCAGCTttgattataaatttaataacacaaCTGCATTATATCG GTCATTGGTTTGCCATTTCCGTTATAATGAGTCAAATAATGCCGTTCATGTATTTGACATATGTTGCGgagtatttatttttcatattaatacCGGTAAGTGGGCGCAATGGCGGTTCGACCAATCCGGATTTAGTAATTTCTTTGGTTGCCATTTTAATTACGATTCTATGCAGTGGATTTTTG ATACCACTGTATTTTTGGTTTCGCAAGGCACGTTCGCTCATAACTTGCTTCTTGGCTGTCACTGTAGTTTCCATTATATTAGCTTCCACCCCGATAGGCATACCCTATACCGCACAATTAGCACCACAGCGTTATTCAATTCAG CACACAAATCAAATATATCATAACCTCGATGGCAGTACACGCATCAACGAGTCGGCGATTTATGTCTATGGACAAGATCGACATATTGAGACAGCGGAAG ATGTGATAAATCGCTTCGTAGCAATCTATGAATCCAGCGTTGTATGCAACGATCCATCGACTTGTCTACAAAACAGGCCCAG CATTTTCTATTCGCCGAGCAGTTTGTGGCTACCCGTCAATGAGTCACCGATTATACCCAGTGAAAAACCAGTGCTAACGCGTACTTCCACAACTGTTTTGAATTCAACCAATACGCGACGTTACAATTATACTTTAACCGGTCCAGATCACATGGCGATTTTTATTGAACCAAAAACGCCGGCCAAAATCGTGAATTGGTCCTTTGATGAAGCAATTTTGACTACAGGAAGAACGAATTTTGTTATCACATTTTCATATGGCGTAGATAGCAAAGCGTTCGAATTCTTTATAGATTTAGAG CACACCGCCAATAATGGAACCTTGGGTAATTTAGAAATTGGTATTGCTGGTAATTGGATACACCAAAAAATTCAACGCGctcaaatttttgaagaattcttAAAGAGTTTTCCGGATTATGTAGCAAGCGTCAGCTGGATTGCCAGCTATGAAAGTTGGCTATTTTAA